One region of Polynucleobacter sp. SHI8 genomic DNA includes:
- a CDS encoding tripartite tricarboxylate transporter substrate binding protein codes for MQRRNFCKVIVGTILGNSITPWSFGDVYPSRAITIIVPFTAGGSIDLGARLMGEIITKATDQTTIVENKVGANGSIGWTSVAKAKPDGYTLLSTDTSFTIAQSLSKSNAFDAIQSFSHIVTAISVPNVLVVNPSLPVKNIQEFIALVKANPGKYFYGSGGVGTNNHLSVELFKDAVGGLSIDHIAYKGASAVQQDLIAGRVQAFMGPAPTIASQVKSGQLRALLVTGDKRISSMPEIPCATESNLNQLNIKFWVGLAAPAGTPSETINKLNSILVAGLRSQSTSQRLTDMGFELVGKSPAETTRFIKEEVDRWAGVVKSRNIQLEQS; via the coding sequence ATGCAAAGAAGAAATTTCTGCAAAGTTATTGTTGGAACAATACTTGGAAACTCTATTACTCCATGGTCATTTGGCGATGTCTATCCCTCACGAGCAATCACCATCATCGTTCCTTTTACTGCAGGAGGAAGTATTGATTTAGGTGCTCGGCTTATGGGAGAAATCATCACAAAAGCTACAGATCAAACCACTATCGTTGAAAACAAAGTGGGCGCTAATGGCTCTATAGGATGGACCAGTGTTGCAAAAGCAAAGCCCGATGGGTACACTCTTTTGAGTACTGACACCTCTTTTACTATTGCACAAAGTTTATCTAAATCAAATGCCTTTGATGCTATTCAAAGCTTCAGCCACATAGTCACTGCAATTAGTGTGCCCAATGTTCTTGTGGTAAATCCCAGTCTGCCTGTAAAAAATATCCAAGAGTTTATAGCGCTGGTAAAAGCTAATCCCGGTAAATATTTTTATGGTTCAGGTGGAGTAGGGACAAACAACCATTTAAGTGTTGAACTCTTTAAAGATGCTGTCGGTGGTCTTTCAATTGACCATATCGCATATAAAGGAGCTTCTGCTGTGCAGCAAGATTTAATTGCCGGAAGAGTTCAAGCATTTATGGGGCCGGCACCAACAATTGCTTCACAAGTTAAAAGTGGTCAATTAAGGGCTCTACTAGTTACAGGTGATAAACGAATTTCTTCGATGCCTGAAATCCCCTGTGCTACTGAGTCCAATTTAAATCAGTTAAACATCAAATTTTGGGTTGGATTAGCTGCCCCTGCAGGCACTCCTTCTGAAACTATAAACAAGCTAAATTCTATATTGGTAGCTGGATTACGATCACAATCAACTTCCCAAAGATTAACGGATATGGGGTTTGAACTTGTAGGAAAATCTCCTGCTGAAACCACACGATTCATTAAGGAAGAGGTTGATCGTTGGGCTGGAGTTGTTAAATCTCGCAATATTCAACTTGAGCAGAGTTGA
- a CDS encoding tripartite tricarboxylate transporter substrate binding protein BugE yields the protein MQSFANEYPTKPIQLLVPFAPGGTTDIIARVISEPLSKSLGQTVIVVNRPGGGGVVGANEVAKAAPDGYILGVATVSTTAANPAINPKTPYNPLTDFASITNIAATPNIIAVHPSFPARDYKGFVAELKKNPTKYSYASSGTGGIGHLQMELFKSIANVFITHIPYKGAGPALNDVVAGQVPVIFDNMPSALPFILDNRLVPIVVAAPSRISALPNTPTFKEMGAEPVNRMAYYGIVGPKGLPKEIITKINAAVKQAVEIPAVKKRIEDTGSIVIANSPEEFSAQIKAELETYQKVVKEQKLTLDSN from the coding sequence ATGCAGAGTTTTGCAAATGAATACCCAACCAAGCCAATTCAACTACTGGTGCCATTTGCACCTGGTGGTACCACCGATATCATCGCTCGGGTCATTTCTGAACCACTATCCAAAAGCTTAGGGCAAACAGTGATTGTGGTGAATAGACCAGGTGGTGGCGGTGTTGTTGGTGCCAATGAGGTCGCCAAAGCAGCTCCTGATGGCTATATCCTAGGGGTCGCTACAGTTTCAACTACTGCCGCAAATCCGGCGATTAATCCCAAAACCCCTTACAACCCACTGACGGATTTTGCTTCGATCACCAATATCGCTGCAACCCCCAACATTATTGCTGTTCACCCTTCTTTTCCGGCAAGGGACTACAAGGGATTTGTGGCTGAACTGAAAAAAAATCCAACAAAATATTCCTATGCATCCTCTGGTACTGGTGGTATTGGACACTTGCAAATGGAACTTTTTAAAAGTATTGCTAATGTTTTTATTACGCATATCCCTTACAAAGGTGCTGGTCCGGCACTGAATGATGTTGTTGCAGGTCAAGTTCCTGTCATTTTCGATAATATGCCGTCAGCATTACCATTCATTTTAGATAATCGTTTGGTACCTATTGTGGTTGCTGCTCCGAGTCGTATCAGTGCGCTTCCTAATACACCAACGTTTAAAGAAATGGGTGCGGAACCAGTGAACAGAATGGCTTATTACGGGATTGTTGGCCCCAAAGGCCTGCCAAAAGAGATCATTACTAAAATCAATGCTGCAGTGAAACAAGCGGTAGAGATTCCAGCCGTTAAAAAACGGATTGAGGATACTGGCTCAATTGTGATTGCAAACTCTCCCGAAGAATTTTCGGCACAAATTAAAGCAGAATTAGAAACCTACCAAAAGGTTGTGAAAGAGCAAAAATTAACTTTAGATAGTAATTGA
- a CDS encoding tripartite tricarboxylate transporter substrate binding protein, translating into MMQLFHRIFVVALCLTGLMINSFSFAQSYPNRPVKIIVAQAPGASPDVVARTLASKLSDVWKTSVIVENKPGANGNLGMDIVAKAPPDGYTLGLVVPSVMVINPFVYKNMPFKPLEDLAPITQVSSIIFSLVSNPQRPYQNVDELIAYAKKRPGEINYSSAGVGNLQHLAAELFSSKVGIKMNHIPNKGDSAALVDVMGGQTDIMFVPLPSAINQIKAGKLNLMALASKKRVSQFPNVPTMNELGQPDVLIEGWTGLVAPNGTPDNILEDIQKAVHQIIIDANTKNSIESQGFEVVGSTPKEFKQFLRQESSKWGGVIQKSAINLSN; encoded by the coding sequence ATGATGCAATTATTTCATCGTATTTTTGTGGTGGCTTTATGCCTTACTGGCTTGATGATCAACTCTTTCAGTTTTGCTCAATCTTATCCAAATCGTCCCGTCAAAATCATCGTAGCTCAAGCTCCTGGTGCATCTCCTGATGTTGTTGCTAGAACACTCGCAAGTAAATTATCGGATGTATGGAAAACCTCTGTCATTGTGGAAAACAAACCTGGAGCAAATGGCAATCTGGGGATGGACATTGTCGCAAAGGCGCCCCCTGATGGCTATACTTTGGGCCTTGTAGTGCCAAGCGTTATGGTCATTAATCCGTTTGTATACAAAAATATGCCTTTTAAGCCTCTTGAAGATCTTGCCCCCATCACGCAAGTTTCTTCGATTATTTTTTCTTTGGTAAGTAATCCGCAACGCCCTTACCAAAACGTCGATGAGTTAATTGCTTATGCAAAAAAACGTCCCGGTGAAATCAATTACAGTTCTGCTGGCGTTGGCAATTTACAGCATTTAGCCGCTGAATTATTTTCTTCAAAAGTTGGTATCAAAATGAATCACATCCCCAATAAGGGTGACTCCGCAGCGCTGGTGGATGTGATGGGTGGGCAAACTGACATCATGTTTGTGCCCCTCCCTTCAGCCATTAATCAAATTAAAGCTGGCAAACTCAACTTAATGGCGCTTGCGAGTAAAAAAAGAGTGAGTCAATTTCCGAATGTACCGACAATGAATGAATTAGGCCAGCCCGATGTTTTGATTGAAGGTTGGACAGGTCTAGTAGCGCCAAACGGAACACCTGATAATATCTTAGAGGATATTCAAAAGGCAGTGCATCAAATTATTATTGATGCCAATACAAAAAACTCTATTGAATCGCAAGGTTTTGAAGTGGTGGGTTCTACCCCAAAAGAATTTAAACAATTCTTAAGGCAAGAATCAAGTAAATGGGGTGGTGTTATTCAAAAATCAGCGATTAATTTAAGTAATTAA
- a CDS encoding D-2-hydroxyacid dehydrogenase family protein, translating into MHIVIADDYQNCVKDLKCFSTLQGNEITVCVEPSKDKAELIKRFINADIIVVVRERITIDEELLKSLPKLKLVALVGRNSKFIDYAACTKYGVAVTHGEASSHLAPAECALALMLAARRNIVLEAARMKAGLFPITLSHRLNGSTLGIYGLGEIGEVVAKAAQGLGMHILVWGREGSFDRAQKLGFEVANSREDFFSRSDVISIHLRYNKDTFGMVKLADLMMMKPTALLVNTARAELIESGALEKALESGRPGYAAVDVYENEPILNGDHPLLKMDNVVCLPHLGWADHDTFELYFGEAFDQVDRFLKGQPLRLVNKDVVFKT; encoded by the coding sequence GTGCATATTGTGATTGCCGACGACTATCAAAATTGCGTCAAAGACCTTAAATGTTTTTCCACCCTTCAAGGTAACGAAATAACTGTTTGCGTTGAACCATCGAAAGATAAGGCAGAACTCATCAAGCGTTTTATCAACGCCGATATTATTGTTGTGGTGCGCGAAAGAATCACAATTGATGAAGAACTTCTAAAGTCTCTACCCAAGCTCAAGTTAGTGGCCTTAGTTGGCAGAAATAGTAAGTTTATTGACTATGCTGCCTGCACTAAATATGGTGTGGCTGTAACGCATGGAGAGGCGTCCTCACATCTTGCTCCAGCAGAGTGTGCTCTTGCTTTAATGCTTGCCGCCCGCAGAAATATCGTTTTAGAAGCTGCGCGCATGAAAGCTGGTTTGTTTCCAATTACTTTATCCCATCGTTTGAATGGCTCTACTTTAGGGATTTACGGACTTGGTGAAATCGGTGAAGTAGTTGCCAAAGCTGCTCAAGGTTTAGGTATGCATATTTTAGTTTGGGGACGAGAGGGCTCTTTTGATCGTGCCCAAAAATTAGGCTTTGAGGTGGCAAATTCTCGAGAAGATTTCTTTTCGCGATCTGATGTCATCAGCATTCATCTACGCTATAACAAAGATACTTTCGGGATGGTTAAGTTGGCAGACTTAATGATGATGAAACCTACCGCACTTCTAGTCAATACGGCAAGGGCCGAGCTGATAGAGAGTGGTGCTTTAGAAAAAGCACTGGAAAGTGGGCGACCAGGTTACGCGGCCGTCGATGTCTATGAAAACGAACCGATTCTCAATGGCGACCACCCTCTATTAAAGATGGACAACGTGGTTTGCTTACCTCATTTAGGTTGGGCTGATCACGATACCTTTGAATTATATTTTGGTGAGGCTTTTGATCAAGTTGATCGTTTTCTGAAAGGTCAACCGCTTCGACTTGTGAACAAAGATGTTGTTTTTAAAACGTAA
- the htpG gene encoding molecular chaperone HtpG, with protein MTTVEKQTLDFQAEIKQLLQLMIHSLYSNKEIFLRELISNASDAADKLRFEAIHQANLFEGDPELHIQVSFDQAARTISISDNGIGMSREEVISNLGTIARSGTKEFFSKLSGDQQKDASLIGQFGVGFYSGFIVADKITVETRRAGLGQETGVRWESSGSGDFTIETIAKPTRGTTIILHLKDGEDEFLSNWKLKTVIQKYSDHISIPIQMQKEEWDEEKKEMVTRSEFENVNEASALWTRNKSDITEEQYHEFYKSISRDFEAPLSYSHNRVEGRSEFTQLLFLPKKAPFDLWDRSKRSGIKLYVKRVFIMEDSEQLIPTYLRFVSGVIDSADLPLNVSREILQESRDVKFIRESSTKRVIAMLEELANHEDAAKRDEYQLFWNEFGQVLKEGIGEDSVNLEKLSKLLRFASTHNDSDVQNVSLADYVSRMKEGQDKIYYVTAETYLAAKNSPHLEIFKKKGIEVLLLTDRVDEWMLSFLTEFNEKPLVSVAKGGLDLGSLEDEKEKEEQKEVEKQFADLLEKMKTTLVDKAKDVRVTFRLTDSPACLVADENELSGNLMRMLKAAGQAAPETKPILEINPNHPLFKKMEGDTEQFEDWSHLIFDQALLAEGGHIADPASFVRRMNQMLMK; from the coding sequence ATGACGACCGTAGAGAAGCAAACCCTTGATTTTCAAGCAGAAATAAAGCAGTTACTGCAATTAATGATTCACTCTTTGTACTCCAATAAAGAAATCTTTCTTCGCGAACTGATTTCCAATGCTTCAGATGCGGCAGATAAGCTCAGATTTGAAGCAATCCATCAAGCAAACTTATTTGAAGGTGATCCCGAGTTGCACATTCAGGTCAGTTTTGATCAAGCAGCAAGGACAATCAGTATCTCTGATAATGGTATTGGGATGAGTCGTGAAGAGGTCATTTCTAATCTTGGAACAATTGCAAGGTCGGGCACAAAAGAGTTTTTCTCTAAGTTATCGGGTGACCAGCAAAAAGATGCTTCCTTAATTGGGCAATTTGGTGTTGGGTTTTATTCTGGATTTATTGTTGCTGACAAAATAACCGTTGAGACTCGTCGCGCTGGACTGGGTCAAGAGACTGGAGTGCGCTGGGAATCTTCTGGTTCTGGCGATTTTACGATTGAGACGATTGCAAAACCAACTCGAGGAACCACCATTATTCTTCATCTTAAAGATGGTGAGGATGAATTCTTATCCAATTGGAAGTTAAAGACCGTTATTCAAAAGTACTCAGATCATATTTCGATTCCAATTCAAATGCAAAAAGAAGAATGGGATGAAGAAAAAAAAGAGATGGTTACTCGATCTGAGTTTGAGAATGTCAATGAGGCGAGTGCGCTTTGGACAAGAAACAAATCGGATATAACTGAAGAGCAATATCACGAATTTTATAAGAGTATTTCTCGGGACTTTGAAGCTCCTTTGAGTTACTCGCATAATCGAGTAGAAGGCAGAAGTGAATTTACGCAATTACTGTTTTTACCGAAAAAAGCTCCCTTTGATTTATGGGATCGTAGTAAGCGAAGCGGCATTAAGCTCTATGTAAAACGTGTGTTCATCATGGAAGACTCAGAGCAGTTGATTCCAACTTATTTACGTTTTGTCTCAGGGGTCATTGACTCCGCAGATTTGCCCCTCAATGTTTCCCGTGAAATATTGCAAGAATCACGTGATGTCAAATTTATTCGAGAAAGCTCTACCAAGCGAGTCATCGCAATGCTTGAAGAGTTGGCTAATCATGAAGACGCAGCAAAGCGCGATGAATATCAACTCTTTTGGAATGAATTTGGCCAAGTGCTGAAAGAAGGTATTGGGGAGGACTCAGTTAATTTGGAGAAATTATCTAAATTACTTAGATTTGCAAGTACCCACAATGACTCAGATGTGCAAAATGTCTCATTAGCAGATTACGTATCACGCATGAAAGAAGGTCAAGACAAGATATATTACGTTACTGCCGAAACCTATCTTGCAGCAAAAAATAGCCCCCATTTAGAAATCTTCAAGAAAAAAGGTATTGAAGTTTTATTACTGACTGATCGTGTAGATGAGTGGATGCTTTCTTTCCTTACAGAGTTTAATGAAAAGCCGCTTGTTTCTGTTGCAAAAGGTGGGCTGGACTTAGGCTCTTTAGAGGACGAAAAAGAAAAAGAAGAGCAAAAAGAAGTTGAAAAGCAGTTTGCTGATCTATTAGAGAAAATGAAAACTACCCTAGTTGATAAAGCAAAAGATGTTCGAGTAACCTTCCGCCTAACAGATTCACCAGCGTGTCTTGTTGCTGATGAAAATGAATTGTCTGGCAATCTCATGCGTATGTTAAAAGCGGCGGGTCAGGCAGCGCCTGAGACAAAGCCTATATTAGAAATCAATCCGAATCATCCTTTGTTTAAAAAAATGGAAGGGGATACAGAACAGTTTGAAGATTGGTCGCACCTTATATTCGATCAAGCACTTCTTGCTGAGGGAGGACATATTGCTGATCCAGCCTCATTTGTACGCCGAATGAATCAAATGTTGATGAAATAA
- a CDS encoding transporter substrate-binding domain-containing protein produces the protein MIRKITHILLLLLISAIAGCATQPSPPVGTNGKLRMGVYKGSPTSILPGKTFEDSKGVGYELGKLFAQDFNFAYTPIIFEKNADVLAAAKQGRVDMIFTNVSPDRADDFAFSKPILKIEKGYLIGSQRGIQNIADIDVPSRKIGVSEGSSSQKELAKVIKYAQIVTTTSTTSAVAMLKAGRIDVFSSNKAILYEMSDAVPGSRVLADVIGYESMSIGIPKERAAAIPKINEWIDGAMQQGQINDMVKNSGLREISLTK, from the coding sequence ATGATTCGGAAAATTACACACATACTTCTACTTTTGCTGATTTCAGCCATTGCGGGGTGTGCTACCCAACCTAGTCCGCCAGTAGGCACCAATGGAAAATTGCGGATGGGAGTATATAAAGGCTCTCCAACTTCGATTTTGCCTGGTAAAACCTTTGAGGACTCCAAGGGCGTAGGCTATGAACTTGGTAAATTATTTGCTCAGGATTTTAACTTTGCTTATACACCTATCATTTTTGAAAAAAATGCAGATGTTTTGGCTGCGGCAAAACAAGGGCGAGTAGATATGATTTTTACAAACGTATCACCGGATCGAGCGGATGATTTTGCATTTTCTAAACCAATTTTGAAAATAGAAAAAGGGTATCTGATTGGCTCTCAACGAGGAATACAGAACATTGCTGACATTGACGTACCCAGTAGAAAAATTGGTGTAAGTGAGGGAAGTAGTTCACAAAAAGAGCTCGCCAAAGTCATTAAATATGCTCAAATTGTCACAACTACCTCCACCACGAGCGCGGTTGCCATGTTAAAAGCGGGTCGCATCGATGTCTTTTCCAGTAACAAGGCAATTTTGTATGAAATGTCTGATGCCGTTCCTGGTTCACGAGTCTTAGCTGATGTGATTGGATATGAATCCATGTCGATTGGGATCCCGAAGGAACGAGCTGCGGCAATACCAAAGATAAATGAGTGGATTGACGGGGCAATGCAGCAAGGGCAAATCAATGACATGGTTAAAAATTCAGGTCTCAGAGAGATTTCGCTAACGAAGTGA
- a CDS encoding Gfo/Idh/MocA family oxidoreductase produces MKQINVAVIGTGWCGGIRAETAHRNPLVKNLYIAETNEIRLKEMTDKVKPVVATTDYRELLKIAEIDAVMISATPETTHFPIAKESLLAGKHVFLEKPIAIALEEADELIAIAKQKNLKFTIGYSQRFNPKYAYVKKSINDGTIGRPVSILVSRHITRSLGKKISGRVKLSPAAMESTHDLDFVFWCLEPAKPVKVYSQVNYGAMRESTGGDIPDTQWIMVTMDNGLSFVVGGGWSLPPGYPNFSSTWIEFIGSEGALLVDDSHKDVVLNTMKNGMQLPMSTMPGEQVDHVYAGPMAYETIHFLEAVALDRDVLVTGEQARQVMEVYMAADISAETGEPVYLPISQEKLRAVNG; encoded by the coding sequence ATGAAGCAAATTAATGTTGCTGTTATTGGAACCGGTTGGTGTGGCGGTATTCGTGCTGAAACAGCCCACAGAAACCCATTAGTTAAAAACCTCTATATTGCTGAAACGAACGAAATTCGTCTCAAAGAGATGACAGATAAAGTCAAGCCTGTGGTTGCGACGACAGATTATCGTGAATTACTCAAAATAGCTGAAATCGATGCCGTCATGATCTCAGCAACACCAGAAACAACCCATTTCCCGATTGCGAAAGAATCTTTGTTAGCTGGTAAACATGTGTTCTTAGAAAAACCGATTGCGATTGCCCTAGAGGAAGCTGATGAGCTAATTGCCATTGCAAAGCAAAAAAACCTTAAATTCACTATCGGTTATTCACAACGTTTTAATCCAAAATATGCTTATGTCAAAAAATCAATCAACGATGGCACGATTGGTCGTCCCGTCAGTATTTTAGTAAGCCGCCATATCACGCGAAGTCTTGGTAAGAAAATTAGTGGGCGAGTGAAGTTATCTCCTGCAGCCATGGAATCGACGCATGATTTAGATTTTGTATTTTGGTGTTTAGAGCCAGCAAAACCAGTAAAAGTGTATTCACAAGTGAACTATGGTGCTATGCGTGAATCGACTGGTGGAGATATTCCAGATACACAGTGGATCATGGTCACGATGGACAATGGCTTGTCATTTGTCGTTGGTGGAGGTTGGAGTTTGCCCCCAGGATATCCTAATTTCTCATCTACTTGGATTGAGTTCATTGGAAGTGAAGGTGCACTTTTAGTTGATGATAGTCATAAAGATGTTGTTTTGAATACCATGAAAAATGGTATGCAACTTCCAATGTCGACAATGCCTGGTGAACAGGTTGATCACGTTTACGCAGGACCTATGGCATATGAAACGATTCACTTCCTTGAGGCGGTTGCATTAGATCGCGACGTATTAGTGACAGGTGAGCAAGCTCGTCAAGTGATGGAAGTGTATATGGCTGCAGATATCTCTGCAGAAACTGGTGAACCAGTATATTTACCGATTTCTCAAGAAAAACTTCGTGCGGTGAATGGATAA
- a CDS encoding Gfo/Idh/MocA family oxidoreductase codes for MRDRQAKNLGLAIVGAGRVGLFRGEVAARHPQVGWIGIAEKNPERAKLVAEKLKADFVTDSYEELLSRPEVNAAIISTDEHLHVDPIMKAVEHGIPMLIEKPLATELADSAKVLAAIESAGIDAVVGYTQRFRRRWLAAKEKVSAGQLGDITLVTSRAFMNRLVAIDNYKRTTHPERISPMVISGTHALDIVMWMMQGKTPVEVYARAIDKALGPEYKGIDATSGVVTFSDGTIYQATISWALPVVWPGAVYSLDVGIVGTEGVLTIDDTHRDIVLATSKFQGEGYAPDATRRVDFMGSYPPGDMALGELRGPMREETDSWLNRVSLGLPTPAATVADAHKNLMMTKAFDLSARLKRPVALPIDAKDDIYS; via the coding sequence ATGCGGGATCGTCAAGCAAAAAATCTTGGGTTAGCAATTGTTGGCGCAGGAAGAGTAGGATTATTTCGTGGTGAAGTAGCTGCCCGTCATCCCCAAGTTGGGTGGATTGGAATTGCGGAAAAAAATCCTGAGCGAGCCAAACTAGTTGCAGAAAAATTAAAGGCTGATTTTGTTACGGACAGCTATGAAGAATTACTTAGCCGTCCTGAAGTAAATGCTGCCATTATTTCTACAGATGAGCATCTTCACGTAGACCCAATCATGAAAGCAGTTGAACATGGTATACCCATGTTGATCGAGAAGCCATTGGCAACAGAATTAGCCGATTCAGCAAAAGTACTTGCTGCAATCGAGTCAGCTGGAATTGATGCGGTCGTTGGTTATACCCAGCGCTTTAGAAGACGTTGGCTAGCTGCCAAAGAAAAAGTTTCTGCTGGACAATTAGGTGATATCACGCTGGTAACATCGCGTGCGTTCATGAATCGTTTAGTTGCGATCGATAATTACAAGCGCACAACCCATCCAGAGCGTATTTCACCGATGGTTATTTCAGGGACACATGCACTTGATATCGTGATGTGGATGATGCAAGGTAAGACACCTGTTGAGGTCTATGCACGCGCAATTGATAAGGCATTAGGTCCAGAGTACAAAGGAATTGATGCCACCAGCGGTGTAGTCACTTTTTCTGATGGAACAATTTACCAAGCGACGATTTCATGGGCATTGCCGGTAGTGTGGCCGGGTGCCGTCTATAGCTTAGATGTGGGTATTGTTGGAACTGAAGGAGTGCTAACGATTGACGATACGCATCGCGATATCGTTTTAGCAACCTCCAAGTTCCAGGGCGAGGGTTATGCTCCAGATGCTACAAGACGTGTTGACTTTATGGGCAGTTATCCCCCGGGAGATATGGCCTTAGGCGAACTTCGGGGCCCGATGCGTGAAGAGACGGACTCTTGGTTAAATCGCGTTTCTTTAGGACTGCCAACACCTGCTGCAACTGTAGCTGATGCCCATAAGAATTTAATGATGACTAAAGCCTTTGATCTATCTGCTAGATTAAAACGCCCAGTAGCATTACCGATTGATGCAAAAGACGATATCTATTCCTAA
- a CDS encoding tripartite tricarboxylate transporter substrate binding protein — MRRFLQLITIAFAANCLIANAQDANYPNRPITWIVPMGAGGTSDVFARTIQPFMANYLGQPMIVDNKSGANGVLGEELGFNAKPDGYTLIFSSASVAANPFLRKTNYDPRKFVPVIYLGNVYLILLANSDVKAKNLKEFVELVKTKPAGTVNYSSWGVGGMGHLATELLNIEAKINLTHIPYKSSPEAVTAAISGQTQVTFQTTSLAIPQIKAGRLHPLAVAAPNRLPDAPDIPTVGEMGYPGIKIDTWFGIFLPPNTPRPIVERLNKAFQAAINDPENKAKLEAKGIYPKGGTPEDFQSYFQSEMRKFNRIVTEAKIEPETK; from the coding sequence ATGAGACGTTTTTTACAACTGATCACAATCGCATTTGCGGCTAATTGTTTGATAGCAAATGCTCAGGATGCAAATTATCCGAATCGACCTATTACTTGGATCGTACCGATGGGAGCAGGCGGAACTTCTGATGTGTTTGCCAGGACCATCCAGCCTTTTATGGCAAATTATCTTGGTCAGCCGATGATTGTTGATAATAAGTCCGGAGCTAATGGAGTTTTAGGAGAAGAGTTAGGATTTAATGCTAAGCCAGATGGCTATACGCTCATTTTTTCTTCAGCCTCTGTTGCAGCAAATCCATTTTTACGTAAAACCAATTATGACCCGAGAAAATTTGTACCCGTTATTTATTTAGGTAACGTTTATTTGATCTTGTTGGCAAATTCTGATGTCAAGGCTAAAAATTTAAAAGAGTTTGTTGAGTTGGTGAAAACCAAGCCAGCAGGAACTGTTAATTATTCCTCATGGGGTGTTGGTGGTATGGGGCATTTAGCGACAGAGTTATTAAATATTGAAGCCAAGATTAACTTAACCCATATTCCGTACAAGTCATCACCAGAGGCTGTTACTGCAGCCATTTCTGGGCAAACTCAAGTAACTTTCCAAACCACATCGCTGGCGATTCCGCAAATCAAAGCAGGCCGTTTGCACCCTTTAGCGGTTGCGGCGCCTAATCGTTTACCAGATGCACCAGATATTCCTACAGTAGGAGAAATGGGTTACCCTGGCATTAAAATTGACACATGGTTTGGTATTTTTCTTCCGCCCAATACACCAAGACCTATTGTTGAGCGCTTAAATAAAGCCTTTCAAGCTGCAATCAACGATCCTGAGAATAAAGCAAAATTGGAAGCCAAAGGAATTTATCCTAAAGGTGGAACTCCAGAAGACTTCCAAAGTTATTTCCAATCCGAGATGAGAAAATTTAACCGCATTGTGACTGAAGCAAAAATTGAACCGGAAACAAAGTAG
- a CDS encoding TRAP transporter substrate-binding protein, producing the protein MSTSSKARWSGFQYHYQPEKSHVHPFLVDLWKTVELQTDGLVQIEVCANNGGLKHSHLEIVQDLIEGKIQFYALMGSILGPIAPVMNIQSLPFIFGTNDDVYDAMDGEIGEYLKQELIPHGIYLFPHGLMENGFRHIVCSDKPIYKASDLAGVSIRIPEGKVFEDTFKSLGANPVPLFVLELYDALKTGKVTAQENPLAILDSLKLYEVTTYVSKTAHMWSGFNLIGNLPFWQSMPRDIQEIIQSNMTHYVAKQRQYTIALNAQLEQDLISKGMIFNQADTQTFRACLKGDFYSGWKQQLGPQLWSLLEQRFGKLVSD; encoded by the coding sequence ATGTCCACATCATCTAAAGCCCGTTGGAGTGGTTTTCAATATCATTACCAACCAGAAAAGAGCCATGTACATCCTTTTTTAGTTGATTTATGGAAGACAGTTGAGCTTCAAACTGATGGCTTAGTACAGATTGAAGTTTGTGCTAACAATGGTGGTTTAAAACATTCCCATCTCGAGATCGTCCAAGATCTGATCGAGGGTAAGATTCAGTTTTATGCTTTGATGGGAAGTATTTTGGGGCCTATTGCCCCAGTAATGAATATACAAAGTTTGCCCTTTATCTTTGGTACCAACGATGACGTCTATGACGCTATGGACGGTGAGATTGGCGAATATTTAAAACAAGAGCTGATACCCCATGGCATTTATTTATTTCCTCATGGCTTGATGGAAAATGGCTTTCGACACATCGTGTGTTCAGATAAGCCTATTTACAAAGCATCAGATTTAGCCGGTGTTTCGATACGAATTCCTGAAGGAAAAGTATTTGAAGATACTTTTAAATCCTTAGGCGCAAATCCAGTTCCGTTGTTTGTTCTCGAGTTATATGACGCATTAAAAACAGGAAAAGTAACCGCGCAAGAAAACCCTTTAGCCATATTAGATTCTTTAAAACTTTATGAAGTGACAACTTATGTTTCGAAGACAGCGCACATGTGGTCAGGATTTAATTTAATTGGGAATCTGCCCTTTTGGCAAAGTATGCCTAGGGATATTCAAGAAATTATTCAAAGTAACATGACACATTATGTGGCAAAGCAACGCCAGTATACGATTGCACTCAATGCACAATTAGAGCAAGATTTAATCTCTAAAGGAATGATTTTTAATCAAGCGGATACCCAAACATTTAGAGCTTGTTTAAAAGGTGATTTTTATTCAGGATGGAAGCAGCAATTAGGCCCGCAGTTATGGAGTTTATTAGAGCAACGATTTGGGAAATTAGTGAGCGACTAG